ttGGATGAGCTTAACCTAAatccttaattaattaattcactaataaatatattttttgtttttgaattatttttgtaaaaaaaaatatggaaacCTGCTACCACAGGTCAAAAGGTActtgtgcaaccttacacaagtttttacttgtgtaTATTAAAGGCCTCCAAAAAATCAATAGCATGTTTGATTAAagtttttgaaaactgtttttaaaaactattttttgtttttagaaaCTACTTTTTCAAATTTTACTGAAACTCATCTCTTaacatttttttggttacacCATCTCTTAACTTGTTGGTGTGTGAGGTTTTGGTTATTGGGGGTATTTGGTTTATGGTGTGGCATGGTAACATGTATGTTTCGAGTGATGTGAATTTTATCAAGTGACCAATACCATCTTACGTGGAGAGGgactaaaatgaaaaataaaaaaaaacttttattttACTTCATAACATATATCTTCATCCTTCGTCATATTCATTGGGAACTTAAAAATTCATCACGAACCCTTAAATTCAACAAAGACTCATAGATTCATAAGTTATTTAATGAACCTAAAAATCCATTCATTACATAAGACCCAAGCCCTCCTTTTTCAAAGTCACAATCACCATCAACCACCACCCCTAGCCTCACTAAATCCAAATCATTAGATAAACAATTAACATAATTcagagaagaaagagaaaaaaacgcaattccaaatttttttcttccacattttcaattcttcttccatctcTGTTCATTCTTCTTTACACTCTCTAACATCGGTTCGAACCCAAAGACTCATAAATGACAACATTGATTCGAACCAAAAAACACTATAAACTAGACCCCTCAAATATCAAAGTTCTGAACAAAACTTCAAATGGTTGGGGAAAGAAGGAGAGAAGAAATGAGGAAAGATAGAATACAGAGAAACGGTGAAGAGAGGAAGAGAGCGAGAGAGGGCTCGAGggaaagagatgaagaaaatgaagggtTGCGTGGAAGGAAACGTGAGGAGTTTCAACTCAAAATTGAAAgatttgaaacttgaaagcgGTGCATGCTTCCAATGGTGCATGGTGGAACCAATAATGATTTTCACAAGAGAAATAgaaaaattttgaatttaaaaatcataaattctGAAGGGAGAAGATGAAAGAACAAAGTGGTGCATATATAACGAGGAagatagtgggagagagaaatGAAGGGGAAGAATCATTTAAATGCAAATATATAATGTTCATGGAAGAAATATAAATGATTTATTAAAGAAGAATACGTTGAAGTGTAGGTCAGCTAATAAGAAGAAAGGAGAACGCGACACGTCAGACATGAGCTCTAATTCCATGAGAGAATGACACTTAAGCATTTTGAGTGGGAAAATGATTCTAGGAGCAAATTGAATGTGGGAATGACTCGTCAACAAAGTAGCTCTCATAATGATTCTCTATTCTAaagtatataaatataaatacatcCCCATAAATAGATATAGATTACCCAAACCCTAAATTACATTCGGTTCCTTTATCTCTCTCGCCTCTAAGCCGTTAATTATATTTTGGTTAACTAAGTTGCGAGTAATAGGCACGAGTACGGGTCCAAATGGTACGGTTACATGTATTTAAGTTTCTGCCCGCGCGCGTATGAGAAATGGTACGAGTAAGTTTTAAAAATGCGGATACGGAGATGATACTACCCggaccctacccattgccatcccaaCACTGAACCGGCCCAAACCGTTAAAGTACCTGTTTCACCGTCTTCGTCCGGTTTTCTTCATCCCCAGTTATCCCGACTCACAACCTAAGACCACCGAACTTCCACTTCCGCCACTCTCCTCCCCCAACCGCCATGTCCTCCGCCAAATCGCGCAACTTCCGCCGACGCGGCGGCGACACCGAACCCGACAACGACGACACCACCTCCTCCGCCGCCACCAaaccctcctcctcttcctccgcCAAGCCCAAAAAGCCCCCCAAACTTCTCAGCTTCGCCGACGACGAGGAAAACGACGTAACCCCTCGTCCCCGCTCCTCCACCGCGAAACCCTCCCGCTCCGGCaaaccctcctcctcctcctcctcctcacacAAGATAACCAGTCTCAAGGACCGAATCGCAAATTCCCATTCATCTTCAGTCCCTTCCAATGTTCAACCCCAAGCTGGAACCTACACCAAAGAAGCACTTCGTGAGCTTCAGAAGAACGCGCGAACCTTGGTCACTGGTAGTGCTGCCTCTCGTCTACCTCCTCCTTCTTCCGATCCTAAACCCTCATCGGAACCTGTCATTGTCTTGAAGGGCCTGGTCAAGCCTCAGAGCTCGGAATCCGATTCCGACGAGGAGCATAAGGAGGTTGAGGCCAAATTCGCCTCCGTCGGCATTCAGAACGGGAAAGATTCGGACTATCCGGACGAAGAGACCATCAGGGCCATCCGGGCGCAGCGGGAGCGCGCGCGGCAGGCGCGACCGGCTGCACCGGATTATATATCGTTGGATGGTGGTAGTAATCATGGCGCTGCTGAGGGGCTGAGTGATGAGGAGCCTGAGTTTCGGGGCCGGATTGCGTTGATTGGGGAGAAGGTGGAAGGTGGGAAGAAGAAGGGTGTTTTCGAGGATGTGGAAGAGAGGGATGGAGGGTTCAAGGGTGGTGGGGAGGATGAAGTgggagatgatgatgatgaggaggagAAGTTGTGGGAAGAAGAGCAGTTTAGGAAGGGATTGGGGAAGAGAATGGATGAAGGGCCTGCTGCTAGGGTGGGTGGCAGTGATGTTCCTGTGGTGCAAGCTGCACAACAGAATAAGTTTGTTGTTCCCTCTGCTGCAGCTGTGTATGGTGGTGCTGTTCCAACTGCATCAGCAGGAGTGTCTGTGAGTACCAGCATTGGAGGTGCATTTCAACCGACACCGGTTTTGGATGTTGTGCCTATGTCTAAACAAGCTGAGATCGTGAGAAAAGCTATGTTAGATAATGTGAGGAGGCTTAAGGTAAGTATCAATAATGATATCATATGGCCGAACTGGTTGTTTATTATGCTGAGTTGTTACTTATTAGATTAGTATTCTTGCTTGCTTATCTTTTGTACATGATACTTgcactgattttttttttggtgacaATACACACACTGTTGTTGATTAAATTAGCATGAGTTGGAGCCATTAAGTGTGTCGGATGGAAACTCCTGCATCTATAAaatgattttattattttctttctgaCATTTGTACCATCTAGTACGTGTATTGGTATTGGGTTGGTTCTTTTGATCAGTAGTCATTGTAGTGTAGCCCTACCGAAATCAGAATTTGTGAACTTGAGGGACTTGTAGCAATTGAGAGATGAACTCTGTTGTTAATTCTGATTGCTCTCATAGCCAGTATAACAATAAGTTGTAATTGCTTCCATTGAATTGTTGGATGAAAAACGTACATCTAGGATTTAAATTTGGATTTAAATTTTGTTGTGGCCATTATAGGTTGATGCGGGTAAATTCTGTTTAATGCGGTTTGCAATCGCTTCCTTATGCATTTGCAGTAACTGCAACAAAGACGTTGCGGCTGTATCACATGATGTGGTTCACAATTTATTACCTTGATTATGTATGATGGAGATTGCTGACATGCTTCCTGCCTATGTCATAGTGGGTTGTAACCTGTAAACTATGGGGGTCAAAAGAAAAAGGATGGCCACAGTAGTGGAGGGACCAATAAATAATAAGACAAGCTTAATACATTCATTATTTCAAATACACATGTACTTAAATGGGTCAAATGGACTCTTTTCCAAGCATTTATGTTGTATAACAATAGATTGTTCAATTTTTTCTTATAAGCTATTTAATGAAGCACCAGGAAtaagaactggtgtggaattttatttttaagaagCTAAAAGTGAGCCTTAACTCCCACAAGGGAAGTTCAGAGCTAAGCTCCTTAGAGAAAAGTATTTCTATGGCtaaaaacaaacataaactgACTGAATGATCTCACATTACTCTTCTCTTCCTATATTTGCACCGCATGGCCTAACAAACTtgccaacttagcagcataacTAATTCTCTCCCCCTGTGCCTTTCTTTCCTTGATCAGCAATCTTCCAAACCTTGGGCTTTTCATGGTGTGAGCCCAATAGCTGGTCCAGTGGTCTTTGCCGTGTTAGTTGCTTTAGATTTCGGACTTGCTCTGGCATGAAATGAATGCATTTTTCTCTTCTGGTGGGTTCGtatcttttctttattttttattgcttttcttttttatgaCAGGAATCTCATGGAAGGACAATATCAGCATTGAACAAAACTGATGAAAATTTGTCTGCCTCCCTCTTGAACATTACTACTCTTGAAAACTCTTTGCTGGCAGCTGATGAGAAGTATAGGTTTATGCAGAAGCTCAGAAATTATGTCACAAATATATGTGACTTTTTACAGGTAATTATAATTCTTGCATCTCTTTTCTTCCAATGTTCCAAGTTCCTTACCTTCATAACTAAGCATAAAGTGGGATTATGTTGCAATTTATTATTTCTTGGAGTTCTTTTTTTCCCCATATCACTTGTTTTGGTTCCAACGTTCCTCTATGTTTTACTAATGAGATAATATGACAGCTATTTTGATTTACGGTCGAGAAATGCTTTATGGAGCTATACTACCTTTAATGTTCATAGCTTGGAGAATTAATATTCTAGTCATTTGATCTATCATCCATTATGGGGTAGAATTGGTTCTGCGGTCCCTCATTGGTGCTTAGTTCATGATTTCTTTATGGTAGTCTACCTAATATTTAAGTAGATCGATAAGAGAGCTTTATTGCAATGACGAGCTTTGTGTTTTGTTTGAGGAGGCTAGCTTAACTTGTCCATGTGTATTTAATTCTTTGTTCTTTCTTGCCCAATGAACTTTCTCTTTCCCATAAGGACTGAAAATGTTAATTTAAGAAAATAGGGAGGCAGTCATCTATGAAATATGTATTGATGGAGGGGGCACTTGAATAAATCAACTGAAAAGATTAGCTGGTGGTTTCCTGATGTGTTCATTATATACGATTAAAGGGGAATTTTTCATGCTAAATTGATTGGTATTGTCCAAAATGTTAATAACATGCAGAGTGTCTTCAGATTTTGTATAGATAAAAGGTAGATCCAGACAAATGAGGacaaggaaataacattctgAGCTATGCAGAATAGATTGGAAAATTTACATTGTCTTGTTATTAGATTAGTACTTGGTGGATCAgttaaccatgaaatggtttaTCTTAGTACATGGTGTGGTTGTCAAAATTACAGTCTTACTAAAATTGTACACTTTTATGTGTTTGAAAGGCTGGAGTTATCCTGAACCCACTTTCAAACTTGTTTTACTGGGATCGTGGTGGATCATGTTTCAGCTGGTAAAATGAGCAGGGTTTTCCGGTGCTTCTAATCCCAGCTAACCCTTCAGATGCATGTCTTTAAACCTAGCCAAATCCATAAGAAAAACATTTCTGTGGGGACATTCAATATTTGACAGTTCTGAAAATCAATGGGTTTCTCATTATTCAAAGTTTTATAGCTGGTTCTAAATTCCTAACGCACTTTCCAtcaattttagtattttttttgagACTGTGAGAGTTGAAGATGCTTGAAGCTCTAGAGGTGCCGTTAGCGTATGAGTTTATgtccaaaagaaaaggtattAAGTAGTaagtgctaacttactccttcacatAATCTGgtgggagtaaattagcaaACCCCATATATATAATCAGTTAATGGCTTCCCTACCCAGACTTATGGTTTGTTAAGTTTTAAGAACTGAAATGAACAAGCTGCTTAAAAGTAAAAGCTACTTTAAAAACATGATAGTAATACTTTTAATAAAGTTgaagaattttattttcttgttgcCAGATATTTTATTCTTGAAACTTTATTATCTGCTTGTCATTTTTGCTAATGCTTCTGTGTCTGTGACTTTTACTTTCAGCACAAAGCTTCCTACATTGAAGAACTTGAAGATAAAATGAAGAAACTTCATGAAGATCGTGCATCAGCCATTTTGGAAAGAAGAGCCTCCAACAATGATGATGAAATGGTTGAGATAGAAGCGGCTGTGAAAGCTGCAATGTTAATTTTAAGCAGGAAAGGTGACAATATGGAAGCGGCTAAAAGTGCAGCTCAGGATGCATTTGCTGCTGTAAGAAAACAAAGAGATTTGCCAGTGAAGTTAGATGAATTTGGTAGAGATTTAAACCATGAGAAACGGATGAAAATGAAAGTGAGGGCTGAGGCTCGCCAACGCAAAAGATCTAAAGCATTTGATCCTAACAAACAAGTTCCCATGGAATTGGATGATCATAAAATAGAAGGTGAATCAAGCACTGATGAGAGTGATAGTGAGAGTCAAGCATATGAGTCGCAACGTGATATGGTGCTGGAGACTGCTGATGAGATTTTTAGTGATGCTTCTGAGGAGTATGGTCAATTATCCTTGGTCATAAAAAAGATGGAAGAATGGAAAAGAGAGTATTTGTCAAGCTATAATGATGCTTATATTTCATTGAGTCTTCCAATGATCTTCTCACCATACGTAAGATTGGAACTCCTGAGATGGGACCCACTTCGCAAGGGTTCAGATTTTCAAGATATGAAATGGTACTGAcctattatttgttttcctcttTTAACTATGTTTTTATTGAAACTATTGAGATGCATTCTTGGGTCACGGGCTAGTTTTTCCTGGCCATTTAATTACACGTCTAATGTGTATAcaatacacacacacatatgtATGTATGATAAATAATACAAACTACTTTTGTTTCTCTGCGTATAtataacaaaaacaacaacTAAAGCCTTTTCCCATTAGGTGGGGTCAGCTGCATGAATCAAATGATTCCATAATATCCTATCATGAATCAAGTCCAATGATACACCATTTAAATCTAAATTTATCTCTTTATATTCAGGTATAAATTATTGTTCACTTATGGTTTGCCTGAAGATGGAAAAGACGTCCATGATGGAGATGTTGATCTTGAGCTTGTGCCAAATTTGGTGGAAAAGGTTGCACTTCCTATTCTGCACTTTGAAATTTCCCATTGCTGGAACATGCTTAGTCAACAGGAAACAGTGAATGCTATTGCTGCTACGAAATTGATTGTGCAACATGTGTCTCATGAAAGTGAAGCTCTTGCTGAACTGCTAGTTTCCATTCGCACAAGTTTAGCTGATGCTGTTGCTAATCTTATGGTATATTTTCATGTAcctttattttatcttaattcaaTTATGCACATATAGATCTCTGCTTTGTTCATTTTCTGTCAGACCGAATACTGATTTTTTGACTCTACTTAGCTTGTACAAACTTGAAATAAag
This portion of the Lotus japonicus ecotype B-129 chromosome 3, LjGifu_v1.2 genome encodes:
- the LOC130745146 gene encoding transcriptional repressor ILP1 → MSSAKSRNFRRRGGDTEPDNDDTTSSAATKPSSSSSAKPKKPPKLLSFADDEENDVTPRPRSSTAKPSRSGKPSSSSSSSHKITSLKDRIANSHSSSVPSNVQPQAGTYTKEALRELQKNARTLVTGSAASRLPPPSSDPKPSSEPVIVLKGLVKPQSSESDSDEEHKEVEAKFASVGIQNGKDSDYPDEETIRAIRAQRERARQARPAAPDYISLDGGSNHGAAEGLSDEEPEFRGRIALIGEKVEGGKKKGVFEDVEERDGGFKGGGEDEVGDDDDEEEKLWEEEQFRKGLGKRMDEGPAARVGGSDVPVVQAAQQNKFVVPSAAAVYGGAVPTASAGVSVSTSIGGAFQPTPVLDVVPMSKQAEIVRKAMLDNVRRLKESHGRTISALNKTDENLSASLLNITTLENSLLAADEKYRFMQKLRNYVTNICDFLQHKASYIEELEDKMKKLHEDRASAILERRASNNDDEMVEIEAAVKAAMLILSRKGDNMEAAKSAAQDAFAAVRKQRDLPVKLDEFGRDLNHEKRMKMKVRAEARQRKRSKAFDPNKQVPMELDDHKIEGESSTDESDSESQAYESQRDMVLETADEIFSDASEEYGQLSLVIKKMEEWKREYLSSYNDAYISLSLPMIFSPYVRLELLRWDPLRKGSDFQDMKWYKLLFTYGLPEDGKDVHDGDVDLELVPNLVEKVALPILHFEISHCWNMLSQQETVNAIAATKLIVQHVSHESEALAELLVSIRTSLADAVANLMVPTWSPLVLAAVPDAARVAAYRFGVSVRLLRNISLWKDIFAMPVLEKLALDELLCGKILPHFRSISENVHDAITRTERIITSLTGVWAGPSIVGDRSRKLQPLVAYVLSLGKILERRHALESDTSHLARRLKKILVDLNEYDHARSMARTFHLKEAL